Proteins found in one Aneurinibacillus uraniidurans genomic segment:
- a CDS encoding NAD(P)-dependent oxidoreductase produces MKIGIVGATGKAGSLIMKEAIDRNHDVTAIVRNAAKLTEKNISVLEKDVFDLTAEDLQKFDVVVNAFGAPAGQEHLHVEAGNALIAALKGNLHTRLLVVGGAGSLFVDAEKTVRVFDTPEFPTEYLATAKSQGENLAILQQTPSITWTFVSPSAFFDPQGKRTGSYQTGKDNLLVNAEGKSYISYADFAIAIVDEIEKPQHVNERFTVVG; encoded by the coding sequence ATGAAGATTGGTATTGTCGGAGCAACTGGAAAAGCAGGAAGTTTGATTATGAAAGAAGCAATCGACCGCAATCATGACGTCACAGCTATTGTACGTAATGCCGCCAAGCTTACTGAAAAGAACATATCCGTATTAGAGAAGGACGTTTTCGATCTTACTGCGGAAGATCTGCAAAAATTCGATGTGGTTGTAAATGCATTCGGTGCTCCTGCCGGACAGGAACATCTTCATGTAGAAGCAGGCAACGCCTTGATTGCAGCTCTTAAAGGAAATCTTCATACACGATTGCTTGTAGTAGGTGGAGCTGGAAGCCTGTTTGTTGACGCTGAAAAAACGGTACGAGTATTCGATACACCTGAGTTCCCGACTGAATATCTTGCCACTGCGAAAAGCCAGGGCGAAAATCTGGCCATCTTACAACAAACCCCTTCTATTACCTGGACATTTGTTAGCCCATCAGCATTTTTTGATCCACAGGGAAAACGGACTGGATCATATCAAACAGGCAAAGATAATTTGCTGGTGAACGCAGAAGGAAAAAGCTATATTAGCTATGCGGATTTTGCGATTGCGATTGTAGATGAGATCGAAAAACCGCAACACGTAAATGAACGCTTCACTGTAGTTGGCTAA
- a CDS encoding peptidase, with translation MQERIRAWMHEHTEEAVQFLSALVQEASLSGQEAEAQRQVADKLATLGLTVDTWEPGGEELIRHPYFCSPRQLFSGSPNVVGVWKGTGGGRSLILNGHVDVVPPGDTSRWTDDPYSGKVADGRVYGRGTTDMKGGNVSLLLAIQCLKELGVQLKGDVIFQSVIEEESGGAGTLATVLRGYTADAAIIPEPTGMKIFPKQQGSMWFRIRVRGWAAHGGTRYEGVSAIEKSLLVIEAVRSLEQKRNETINDPLYAATPIPIPINIGKISGGDWPSSVPDLVVLEGRMGVAPEEELDAARRCLADALMRIEDDWLRDSPPELEWFGAQWVPSSLETEHELMNCLVDAYRNVTKEEPVVEAAPWGTDGGLLAKVGGTPAVVFGPGTTALAHYPDEHIEIARMMTCAEVIALAVLQWCREEK, from the coding sequence GTGCAGGAACGAATTCGGGCATGGATGCACGAGCATACAGAGGAAGCCGTGCAGTTCTTATCGGCATTGGTACAAGAAGCGAGTCTATCGGGTCAGGAAGCCGAGGCACAACGGCAGGTAGCCGATAAGCTAGCTACACTTGGGCTTACCGTAGATACGTGGGAGCCGGGTGGGGAAGAGTTGATCAGGCATCCGTACTTTTGCTCGCCGCGTCAGTTATTTAGCGGCAGCCCAAATGTAGTCGGGGTATGGAAGGGAACGGGTGGAGGGCGTTCATTAATTTTGAATGGTCATGTCGATGTGGTTCCGCCAGGGGATACGTCACGCTGGACGGATGATCCATATAGCGGCAAGGTGGCAGATGGACGGGTGTACGGGCGTGGGACAACGGATATGAAGGGAGGGAATGTATCGCTTCTGCTAGCGATTCAATGCTTGAAAGAGCTTGGTGTGCAGCTGAAAGGCGATGTGATTTTTCAAAGTGTTATTGAGGAAGAGAGCGGTGGGGCTGGTACGTTGGCGACGGTGTTGCGTGGTTACACGGCAGATGCGGCAATCATTCCGGAGCCAACGGGCATGAAGATTTTTCCGAAACAACAAGGCTCGATGTGGTTTCGCATCCGTGTTCGTGGCTGGGCAGCACATGGTGGAACCCGGTATGAAGGAGTAAGCGCCATTGAGAAAAGCCTACTTGTAATAGAGGCGGTGCGTTCTCTGGAACAAAAGCGCAACGAAACCATTAACGACCCACTATACGCGGCGACTCCGATTCCCATTCCGATTAACATCGGGAAAATTAGCGGCGGGGATTGGCCGTCCTCTGTGCCTGATCTCGTTGTACTGGAAGGACGAATGGGGGTAGCACCGGAAGAAGAATTGGATGCGGCTCGGAGATGTTTGGCTGACGCGTTGATGCGGATAGAGGATGATTGGCTACGCGACAGCCCCCCGGAACTTGAATGGTTCGGTGCACAGTGGGTGCCAAGTAGTCTGGAAACCGAGCATGAGCTGATGAACTGTCTGGTTGATGCGTACCGCAATGTTACGAAGGAAGAGCCGGTTGTGGAAGCTGCACCATGGGGAACGGATGGGGGACTACTGGCAAAAGTCGGGGGGACTCCTGCGGTCGTATTCGGTCCTGGCACGACTGCACTTGCCCATTATCCAGATGAACATATTGAGATTGCCCGCATGATGACATGTGCAGAAGTAATTGCCTTAGCGGTATTACAATGGTGCAGGGAGGAAAAGTAA
- a CDS encoding aspartate aminotransferase family protein: MSDNSHVIKPLLGKSYPTAAYGRGVYIYDTNGRAYLDGCSGAVTANIGHGVQEIIQAMQTQAARISFTYRSQFTSEAAEALGAKLAQWAPGDLEYVFFVNSGSEATETALKIALQYWQEQGRSEKRIVLSRWMSYHGITLGALSMSGHVLRRKRFVPLLEDWPVVEPPYCYRCPLGKMYPSCKLACADGLEAALQRIGPDYVAAFIAEPIIGASGGAVTPPPGYYERIREICDRYEILFIADEVMTGNGRTGKAFGIDHWGVVPDLMALGKGMSAGYTPIAATLVSARLIEVIQNGSRSIMAGHTFSANPQSAAIALAVMDYIEANDLIAQAAEHGKQLRAGLEKLAQAHELIGDVRGKGLLCGLEFVRDRITKTPYPLQACVTERVIEAAMRQGLLVYSAAGAINGQAGDSVIVAPPFTSTSDEIELLLERLNQALVDAVAEISK; this comes from the coding sequence ATGAGTGACAACAGCCATGTCATTAAACCACTGCTTGGTAAATCTTATCCGACAGCAGCATACGGGCGTGGTGTGTATATTTATGATACGAATGGGCGGGCGTATTTGGATGGCTGTTCAGGAGCGGTAACGGCCAATATCGGGCATGGGGTGCAGGAGATTATTCAGGCGATGCAGACGCAGGCGGCCCGCATTTCTTTTACGTATCGCTCTCAGTTTACGAGTGAAGCGGCAGAAGCACTCGGTGCGAAGCTGGCGCAGTGGGCGCCGGGGGATTTGGAGTACGTGTTTTTCGTCAACAGTGGATCGGAAGCGACAGAGACAGCGCTAAAAATCGCACTCCAATACTGGCAGGAGCAGGGGAGATCGGAGAAACGCATAGTGTTATCACGTTGGATGAGCTACCACGGCATTACACTCGGGGCATTGTCGATGTCCGGGCATGTGCTCCGGCGCAAGCGATTCGTACCACTTTTAGAAGATTGGCCAGTGGTGGAGCCACCGTATTGTTATCGCTGCCCACTGGGGAAGATGTATCCATCCTGTAAATTGGCTTGCGCGGATGGGTTGGAGGCGGCATTGCAGCGGATTGGACCGGATTATGTGGCAGCCTTTATCGCAGAGCCAATCATTGGAGCATCCGGTGGAGCAGTGACGCCACCGCCTGGCTATTATGAGCGCATTCGGGAGATTTGTGATCGCTATGAGATTTTGTTTATTGCTGATGAGGTCATGACCGGGAATGGGCGGACTGGTAAAGCTTTTGGGATTGATCATTGGGGTGTCGTACCAGACCTAATGGCACTTGGCAAGGGGATGAGTGCTGGGTACACACCAATCGCAGCTACGCTTGTGAGTGCTCGTCTGATTGAGGTGATTCAGAACGGTTCGCGTTCGATTATGGCCGGACATACCTTTAGTGCGAATCCACAGTCCGCAGCCATCGCACTTGCCGTCATGGATTATATCGAAGCGAATGATCTGATCGCACAGGCGGCAGAGCACGGGAAGCAGTTGCGGGCCGGATTGGAGAAGCTCGCACAAGCACACGAGCTGATTGGCGATGTTCGGGGGAAGGGGCTTCTGTGTGGCTTGGAGTTTGTGCGGGATCGGATAACGAAAACACCGTATCCGCTTCAGGCTTGTGTTACAGAGAGAGTGATCGAGGCAGCGATGAGACAAGGCTTACTTGTGTACAGTGCGGCAGGAGCAATCAATGGGCAGGCTGGAGATAGTGTCATTGTGGCTCCCCCATTCACCAGTACTTCAGATGAAATTGAGTTGTTGCTAGAACGGCTGAATCAAGCACTTGTGGATGCTGTCGCTGAAATCAGTAAATAG
- the ablB gene encoding putative beta-lysine N-acetyltransferase encodes MDVCLDPFNARLRVDDYRGAVGSVCRRIRELAASYAFTKNIVKARAEHIPQFLTQGYMIEAVFYRYFNGSDAYGMTLYTSGTRRTSLYWLAEDEDLRRVLQLPYRMEKEELSSGYTVRAASAADAEALAQLYGTVFQTYPTPMNEAAYICKVMEGGTIFYVAENVGRIVSAASAEVNGTYHNAEITDCATYVENRKYGLMRHLVRALEAELRQRHLYCVYSLARSLSFGMNAVFHQLGYTYSGRMANNCNIYDKLEDMSVWVKDISVSDPVRGGRNE; translated from the coding sequence ATGGATGTGTGTTTGGACCCGTTTAATGCTCGCCTGCGTGTTGATGATTACCGGGGGGCAGTGGGAAGTGTGTGCAGGCGCATTCGGGAGCTTGCTGCTTCGTATGCGTTCACAAAAAATATTGTCAAGGCTCGTGCTGAACATATTCCGCAATTTCTTACACAGGGTTATATGATCGAGGCAGTATTTTATCGGTATTTTAATGGGAGTGATGCGTATGGCATGACGCTGTATACATCAGGTACCCGCCGGACGAGTTTGTATTGGCTGGCCGAAGATGAAGACCTCAGGCGGGTACTTCAATTGCCGTATCGGATGGAGAAGGAAGAGCTGTCATCTGGATATACGGTGCGTGCAGCTAGTGCGGCGGATGCGGAAGCGCTGGCGCAACTATATGGTACGGTATTTCAAACATATCCGACTCCGATGAATGAAGCAGCGTATATTTGTAAGGTAATGGAAGGTGGAACGATTTTTTATGTGGCAGAGAACGTAGGTCGGATTGTCAGTGCGGCTTCGGCTGAAGTGAATGGTACGTATCACAATGCAGAGATTACGGACTGTGCGACATATGTGGAAAATCGTAAATATGGGCTGATGAGGCACCTGGTTCGGGCGCTCGAAGCAGAGCTGCGCCAGCGCCATCTATACTGTGTGTATTCCCTGGCTCGTTCCCTATCGTTTGGTATGAATGCGGTGTTTCACCAGCTTGGCTATACGTACAGCGGTCGAATGGCAAACAACTGCAACATTTATGACAAGCTTGAAGATATGAGTGTATGGGTCAAAGACATATCAGTATCAGATCCGGTAAGGGGTGGGCGGAATGAGTGA